The following coding sequences lie in one Arachis hypogaea cultivar Tifrunner chromosome 9, arahy.Tifrunner.gnm2.J5K5, whole genome shotgun sequence genomic window:
- the LOC112712172 gene encoding uncharacterized protein isoform X2, with protein MAEDGGTATMTGRNEHEEREDERETPKEKKEMSPWEQHSAVIKLPRFDYNAPSTLLHGSHSGFLITCTIKREKSATKEAISILHKFARPFSKGSYNSLNDLEDDNASKKRRVCTEDDAEECLDNKEKETASATSNSGDGKLLSGSGNRAETDAEGVPGLSLVKLTRSGLLLFTFPEDALPDTVDIVSNIIQAYESGSVKSPVWCHRVFPIQATCGLNEKELQEVVSMLVKKFVDDKQNILERPVKFAVGYNRRGIEETKYVKEKSKDSNAFSLLDRNKCFGIVASAVNCVVGDSVVDLRIPELCVLVEVLPISGVPNGSIVVAVSVLPRNLVSTKPRLCVRALNSNTKEGSMAE; from the exons ATGGCGGAGGATGGCGGAACAGCCACAATGACTGGAAGGAATGAACACGAAGAAAGAGAAGACGAAAGAGAAACaccgaaagagaagaaagagatgtCTCCATGGGAGCAGCACTCGGCGGTGATCAAGCTTCCCCGGTTCGACTACAACGCCCCCTCCACTCTCCTTCATGGCTCCCATTCGGGCTTTCTTATCACTTGTACTATCA AACGGGAGAAAAGCGCTACCAAGGAAGCAATCTCTATACTCCACAAG TTTGCCAGGCCCTTCAGCAAGGGTTCTTATAACAGTTTGAACGACCTTGAAGATGATAACGCTTCTAAGAAAAGAAGGGTATGCACAGAAGATGATGCTGAGGAGTGTTTGGACAACAAGGAAAAGGAAACAGCCTCTGCCACTTCTAACTCTGGAGACG GTAAGCTTTTAAGCGGGAGCGGTAATAGAGCAGAGACAGATGCTGAAGGAGTTCCTGGTCTTTCCCTGGTTAAGCTTACAAGGAGTGGTTTGCTTCTCTTTACATTTCCAGAGGACGCATTGCCCGACACTGTTGATATTGTGTCAAATATCATTCAAGCTTATGAATCTGGGAGTGTGAAATCGCCAGT CTGGTGCCATCGCGTTTTCCCAATCCAGGCTACCTGTGGTTTAAATGAAAAAGAGCTGCAAGAAGTAGTATCAATGCTAGTTAAAAAGTTTGTGGATGATAAACAGAACATACTTGAACGACCTGTAAAG TTTGCTGTTGGGTACAACCGAAGAGGAATTGAAGAGACGAAGTATGtgaaagaaaaatcaaaggaTTCCAATGCATTCAGTTTGCTAGACCGCAATAAGTGCTTTGGCATAGTGGCTTCTGCAGTCAATTGCGTGGTGGGAGATTCAGTAGTTGACCTCAGGATTCCAGAG CTGTGTGTTCTTGTCGAAGTGCTCCCCATTTCCGGAGTGCCAAACGGGTCGATTGTGGTTGCTGTCTCTGTCCTCCCTAGGAACCTTGTTAGTACGAAGCCTCGGCTCTGCGTCAGGGCCTTGAATTCAAATACAAAGGAAGGGTCTATGGCTGAATGA
- the LOC112712172 gene encoding uncharacterized protein isoform X1 encodes MAEDGGTATMTGRNEHEEREDERETPKEKKEMSPWEQHSAVIKLPRFDYNAPSTLLHGSHSGFLITCTIKREKSATKEAISILHKFARPFSKGSYNSLNDLEDDNASKKRRVCTEDDAEECLDNKEKETASATSNSGDGIECKLLSGSGNRAETDAEGVPGLSLVKLTRSGLLLFTFPEDALPDTVDIVSNIIQAYESGSVKSPVWCHRVFPIQATCGLNEKELQEVVSMLVKKFVDDKQNILERPVKFAVGYNRRGIEETKYVKEKSKDSNAFSLLDRNKCFGIVASAVNCVVGDSVVDLRIPELCVLVEVLPISGVPNGSIVVAVSVLPRNLVSTKPRLCVRALNSNTKEGSMAE; translated from the exons ATGGCGGAGGATGGCGGAACAGCCACAATGACTGGAAGGAATGAACACGAAGAAAGAGAAGACGAAAGAGAAACaccgaaagagaagaaagagatgtCTCCATGGGAGCAGCACTCGGCGGTGATCAAGCTTCCCCGGTTCGACTACAACGCCCCCTCCACTCTCCTTCATGGCTCCCATTCGGGCTTTCTTATCACTTGTACTATCA AACGGGAGAAAAGCGCTACCAAGGAAGCAATCTCTATACTCCACAAG TTTGCCAGGCCCTTCAGCAAGGGTTCTTATAACAGTTTGAACGACCTTGAAGATGATAACGCTTCTAAGAAAAGAAGGGTATGCACAGAAGATGATGCTGAGGAGTGTTTGGACAACAAGGAAAAGGAAACAGCCTCTGCCACTTCTAACTCTGGAGACGGTATTGAGT GTAAGCTTTTAAGCGGGAGCGGTAATAGAGCAGAGACAGATGCTGAAGGAGTTCCTGGTCTTTCCCTGGTTAAGCTTACAAGGAGTGGTTTGCTTCTCTTTACATTTCCAGAGGACGCATTGCCCGACACTGTTGATATTGTGTCAAATATCATTCAAGCTTATGAATCTGGGAGTGTGAAATCGCCAGT CTGGTGCCATCGCGTTTTCCCAATCCAGGCTACCTGTGGTTTAAATGAAAAAGAGCTGCAAGAAGTAGTATCAATGCTAGTTAAAAAGTTTGTGGATGATAAACAGAACATACTTGAACGACCTGTAAAG TTTGCTGTTGGGTACAACCGAAGAGGAATTGAAGAGACGAAGTATGtgaaagaaaaatcaaaggaTTCCAATGCATTCAGTTTGCTAGACCGCAATAAGTGCTTTGGCATAGTGGCTTCTGCAGTCAATTGCGTGGTGGGAGATTCAGTAGTTGACCTCAGGATTCCAGAG CTGTGTGTTCTTGTCGAAGTGCTCCCCATTTCCGGAGTGCCAAACGGGTCGATTGTGGTTGCTGTCTCTGTCCTCCCTAGGAACCTTGTTAGTACGAAGCCTCGGCTCTGCGTCAGGGCCTTGAATTCAAATACAAAGGAAGGGTCTATGGCTGAATGA